In the genome of Candidatus Campbellbacteria bacterium, one region contains:
- a CDS encoding alpha/beta hydrolase: protein MKRAFIVHRWSGGASDDWRPWLKKELENKSYEVFVLEMPSTDTPVIESWVNHLASAVGTPDENTYFIGHSIGCQTILRYLESINTPIGGAVFVAGWFNLANLEGDEVKEIARPWIETPISKEKIKGVISRSALLISDNDPYGFFKENVAGFKQLGTEVVVLHNAGHITEDDGFKELPQIFKDLGILTSK from the coding sequence ATGAAACGCGCATTTATTGTTCATCGATGGTCGGGGGGCGCAAGTGATGATTGGCGACCGTGGCTTAAAAAAGAATTAGAAAACAAGAGTTACGAGGTTTTTGTTCTTGAAATGCCAAGTACAGATACCCCCGTTATCGAGAGCTGGGTAAATCATTTGGCATCTGCAGTTGGAACACCGGACGAAAATACATATTTCATTGGTCACTCGATTGGGTGTCAGACGATTCTCCGTTATTTAGAGTCAATCAATACTCCGATTGGTGGTGCAGTGTTTGTTGCTGGTTGGTTTAATCTAGCAAACCTAGAAGGCGATGAGGTAAAAGAAATTGCGAGACCATGGATAGAGACCCCAATTAGTAAAGAAAAGATAAAGGGAGTAATATCTCGCTCAGCCCTTCTTATCTCGGACAATGATCCTTATGGATTTTTTAAAGAAAACGTTGCTGGATTCAAACAATTGGGAACGGAGGTCGTTGTCCTTCATAATGCTGGTCACATAACAGAGGATGATGGCTTTAAGGAATTGCCTCAAATTTTTAAAGATCTTGGTATCCTGACCTCAAAATAA